The proteins below come from a single Bombus pyrosoma isolate SC7728 linkage group LG10, ASM1482585v1, whole genome shotgun sequence genomic window:
- the LOC122571907 gene encoding putative uncharacterized protein DDB_G0271606 isoform X3 → MIRETIHGIRGRSGLQWFTLPVGGGGAVLVLSELESMAARQQREIAQQRRLLEQREARLAVLRGAQEPAQQDKLARLRHRLDQQQSKLNRLRLLRSQTDQSRANNATLTSDLDCIRALFNEKEKELSLAVAKVEELTRQLEELRGRQNAAGTGNGGGGAGGVGGGGVGGGGGGHLSTPASAELEKLRRELMYRNKMNEQQNQMVSQQRLALAQRQAEMASIDARIAQLQGRLQRKRALNQRLSQQLGSGNRTNANTGFTESKLDFNAGGKSRPAGNIAAIEPYSHIPNDNDFNLNKNDPKYQTLPYNTKFTVNFKAAEDDVNKNKIQHSASASQLGQRAAFQQFGHQIAHSQSQSHIQGQSQLLGTNQQQHNQNLANQPVNMQQTCNNNNNNNNNTNSTNNNLISSSHNFSPESLSQNLRIHQQQQQSQTQQQQHGNVQQKQHNVGSSASNIGTTVSLTQTQNHRNLQTHQKPVSSVAPSFSVKSQIYQTSSTKIHPVMPQTLSLIGRGHNNAQNFVGLNAQNSNQQQSNQSIPSNQTPNQDQTYSSRHNYPVIQHPTQANTHVSSSSVYQTQNSPNPPSTIHSSSSGTSFGNSVQRYNQTQPMTSPTSSNELSDKMKFEQGKGQEKFEHVLPAKHEQQRYEPNQVFKYDSHQIKYEQHSKYDQHGKYDQTNQPTKLYEQSNKHEQTTNQTNKYDNVSKIEQGKYESAQNKHEQIHGTKYDPNQNTQQYGKHDQHEVRPSVVKYEHNAGFKHEPSNKYEVGGQQFKQDPVKFENNQNKFEQGSMTKHEHNGKFDIPAKTAEKTFEFDRLKNENERKNMGEDKTKPALPPKPSKPNPPPRLTHHEKVDNSTDGISECKNNLGINARTEKEEDVPPIPTSEPPESPTETQFGNHQIIKARPLTLKKAPISEQPKLRYAKSNVHVSINRRIEMPPAFLFPETEIPADLMQTEQQQQQQQQQQQQQQQQQSQQQSQIIDTTDNCKKSGINEDVISNEKLEEADIIDALNVINIEDKAKAKESERRTELEVDGKSNEVMRRKKGNLKSSTGKVNLSRRVSFDPLALLLDASLEGELELVKKTAKEVANPSSANDEGITALHNAICAGHLEIVKFLVEFGCDVNAQDSDGWTPLHCAASCNNLSMVRFLVEHGACIFATTLSDHETAAEKCEEDEEGFDGCSEYLYSVQEKLGIMNNGQVYAVFDYEAQHSDELTLKNGDSLVVLRKGDDNEREWWWSKLGHKEGYVPRNLLGLYPRVQPAKVD, encoded by the exons CCTCGGACCTGGACTGCATAAGGGCGCTGTTTaacgagaaggagaaagagctCTCTCTGGCGGTGGCGAAAGTCGAGGAGTTGACGCGACAGCTGGAGGAGCTGCGGGGTCGACAGAACGCAGCCGGGACCGGAAACGGAGGTGGAGGTGCCGGAGGCGTCGGTGGCGGAGGCGTtggcggcggcggtggtggACACTTGTCGACGCCGGCCAGCGCCGAGCTGGAAAAACTTAGGAGGGAGCTTATG TATCGTAATAAGATGAACGAGCAGCAAAATCAGATGGTGTCCCAACAACGGTTAGCCCTGGCACAACGACAAGCGGAAATGGCGTCGATAGACGCGAGGATAGCCCAGCTTCAGGGTCGTCTTCAGCGTAAAAGAGCCTTGAATCAACGACTAAGCCAGCAACTAGGCTCTGGAAACCGCACGAACGCGAACACGGGGTTCACGGAGTCGAAGCTGGACTTCAACGCCGGAGGAAAGTCCAGACCCGCTGGAAACATAGCCGCCATCGAACCATACTCCCATATACCGAATGACAACGATTTTAATCTGAACAAGAACGACCCCAAGTACCAGACACTGCCTTACAACACCAAGTTCACGGTGAACTTCAAGGCGGCCGAGGACGACGTTAACAAGAACAAGATTCAGCACTCGGCCAGCGCGTCCCAGCTGGGTCAGAGAGCGGCGTTTCAACAGTTTGGTCATCAAATCGCTCACAGCCAGTCGCAGTCGCATATTCAAG GTCAATCGCAACTGCTAGGCACGAATCAACAACAGCATAACCAGAACCTGGCCAACCAGCCCGTGAACATGCAACAGACCtgcaacaacaataacaataataacaacaatacCAACAGCACGAACAACAATTTGATCAGTTCATCCCACAACTTCAGTCCGGAGAGTCTGTCGCAGAATCTTCGGATCCatcagcaacaacaacagtcGCAAacgcaacagcaacagcatgGAAACGTGCAACAGAAGCAACACAACGTTGGTTCGTCGGCGTCGAACATTGGCACCACGGTGTCCCTTACCCAAACTCAGAACCATAGAAACCTTCAAACGCATCAGAAACCGGTATCCAGCGTGGCGCCGAGTTTCTCCGTCAAATCTCAGATCTATCAGACTTCCTCCACGAAAATTCATCCTGTAATGCCTCAAACGCTGAGTCTGATAGGCCGTGGACATAATAACGCGCAAAATTTTGTCGGCTTGAACGCTCAAAATTCCAATCAACAGCAATCAAATCAATCTATCCCTAGCAATCAAACGCCCAATCAGGATCAGACTTACTCATCGAGGCATAATTATCCTGTGATTCAGCATCCAACTCAAGCAAACACTCACGTGTCTTCGTCCTCGGTCTATCAGACTCAGAACTCTCCTAACCCTCCGTCGACCATTCACTCGTCATCCAGCGGGACCAGCTTCGGGAATTCGGTTCAAAGGTACAATCAAACTCAACCGATGACCAGTCCTACATCCAGCAACGAACTATCCGATAAGATGAAGTTCGAGCAAGGAAAAGGCCAAGAAAAGTTCGAACATGTTCTTCCAGCTAAGCACGAACAGCAAAGGTACGAGCCCAATCAGGTGTTTAAGTACGATTCTCATCAGATAAAGTACGAGCAACATTCTAAGTACGATCAGCATGGAAAATACGACCAGACCAATCAACCAACGAAATTATACGAACAATCAAACAAGCACGAACAAACTACCAATCAGACGAATAAGTACGATAACGTATCGAAGATCGAGCAAGGGAAATACGAATCTGCGCAGAACAAGCACGAACAAATACATGGAACAAAGTACGATCCTAATCAGAATACTCAGCAGTACGGCAAGCACGATCAGCACGAGGTTAGACCGTCGGTGGTGAAGTACGAACACAATGCAGGATTCAAGCACGAACCCTCGAACAAATACGAAGTCGGTGGACAACAGTTCAAACAGGACCCGGTCAAATTCGAAAACAATCAGAATAAATTCGAGCAGGGTTCCATGACGAAGCACGAGCACAACGGGAAATTTGACATCCCCGCGAAGACCGCGGAGAAAACGTTCGAATTCGACAGGTTGAAGAACGAGAACGAGAGGAAGAATATGGGAGAGGACAAGACGAAACCAGCACTACCTCCTAAACCGAGCAAACCAAATCCTCCGCCACGGCTGACTCATCATGAAAAGGTGGATAACTCGACCGACGGTATTAGCGAGTGCAAGAACAATTTGGGAATCAATGCAAG aacggagaaagaagaagacgtaCCGCCGATTCCTACGTCCGAACCGCCGGAATCTCCAACGGAAACCCAATTCGGCAACCATCAGATCATCAAAGCGAGGCCTCTGACCCTGAAGAAGGCGCCGATCTCCGAACAGCCGAAACTCCGTTACGCCAAATCGAATGTTCACGTGTCGATAAATCGACGGATTGAGATGCCACCGGCGTTTCTATTCCCGGAAACCGAGATTCCAGCGGACCTAATGCAAACGgaacagcagcaacaacagcagcaacagcaacagcaacaacaacaacaacaacaatctCAGCAACAGTCACAAATCATCGACACGACGGACAATTGCAAGAAGAGCGGTATCAACGAAGATGTAATTAGCAACGAGAAATTGGAGGAAGCGGACATCATTGACGCGTTGAACGTCATTAACATCGAGGACAAGGCAAAGGCGAAAGAATCCGAAAGAAGAACCGAGCTGGAAGTCGATGGGAAGAGCAACGAGGTGATgaggaggaaaaaagggaaTCTCAAGTCTAGCACAGGGAAGGTGAATCTTTCGAGGAGGGTTTCCTTTGATCCTCTGGCGCTTCTGTTGGACGCCAGCCTCGAAGGTGAATTGGAATTGGTGAAGAAGACTGCTAAAGAAGTGGCGAATCCTAGTTCGGCTAACGACGAAGGGATTACCGCGCTTCATAACGCCATTTGCGCCGGTCATCTGGAGATCGTTAAGTTTCTGGTGGAGTTTGGCTGCGACGTAAACGCTCAGGACAGCGACGGATG GACTCCTTTGCACTGTGCCGCgagttgcaataatttatctatgGTGAGATTCCTGGTGGAACACGGAGCTTGTATATTTGCCACTACCCTCTCCGATCATGAAACAGCAGCGGAAAAATGCGAAGAGGACGAGGAGGGCTTCGACGGCTGCTCGGAATACTTATACA GTGTCCAAGAGAAGCTCGGAATAATGAACAACGGGCAAGTGTACGCAGTGTTCGATTACGAGGCACAACACAGCGACGAGCTTACACTGAAGAACGGCGATTCCCTAGTTGTACTCCGAAAGGGCGACGACAACGAGAGGGAATGGTGGTGGAGCAAACTGGGACACAAGGAAGGCTACGTACCTCGGAATTTACTTGGC CTGTATCCAAGAGTGCAACCGGCAAAGGTGGACTGA
- the LOC122571907 gene encoding putative uncharacterized protein DDB_G0271606 isoform X4, translating into MRDGSGNVAEVLPVGGGGAVLVLSELESMAARQQREIAQQRRLLEQREARLAVLRGAQEPAQQDKLARLRHRLDQQQSKLNRLRLLRSQTDQSRANNATLTSDLDCIRALFNEKEKELSLAVAKVEELTRQLEELRGRQNAAGTGNGGGGAGGVGGGGVGGGGGGHLSTPASAELEKLRRELMYRNKMNEQQNQMVSQQRLALAQRQAEMASIDARIAQLQGRLQRKRALNQRLSQQLGSGNRTNANTGFTESKLDFNAGGKSRPAGNIAAIEPYSHIPNDNDFNLNKNDPKYQTLPYNTKFTVNFKAAEDDVNKNKIQHSASASQLGQRAAFQQFGHQIAHSQSQSHIQGQSQLLGTNQQQHNQNLANQPVNMQQTCNNNNNNNNNTNSTNNNLISSSHNFSPESLSQNLRIHQQQQQSQTQQQQHGNVQQKQHNVGSSASNIGTTVSLTQTQNHRNLQTHQKPVSSVAPSFSVKSQIYQTSSTKIHPVMPQTLSLIGRGHNNAQNFVGLNAQNSNQQQSNQSIPSNQTPNQDQTYSSRHNYPVIQHPTQANTHVSSSSVYQTQNSPNPPSTIHSSSSGTSFGNSVQRYNQTQPMTSPTSSNELSDKMKFEQGKGQEKFEHVLPAKHEQQRYEPNQVFKYDSHQIKYEQHSKYDQHGKYDQTNQPTKLYEQSNKHEQTTNQTNKYDNVSKIEQGKYESAQNKHEQIHGTKYDPNQNTQQYGKHDQHEVRPSVVKYEHNAGFKHEPSNKYEVGGQQFKQDPVKFENNQNKFEQGSMTKHEHNGKFDIPAKTAEKTFEFDRLKNENERKNMGEDKTKPALPPKPSKPNPPPRLTHHEKVDNSTDGISECKNNLGINARTEKEEDVPPIPTSEPPESPTETQFGNHQIIKARPLTLKKAPISEQPKLRYAKSNVHVSINRRIEMPPAFLFPETEIPADLMQTEQQQQQQQQQQQQQQQQQSQQQSQIIDTTDNCKKSGINEDVISNEKLEEADIIDALNVINIEDKAKAKESERRTELEVDGKSNEVMRRKKGNLKSSTGKVNLSRRVSFDPLALLLDASLEGELELVKKTAKEVANPSSANDEGITALHNAICAGHLEIVKFLVEFGCDVNAQDSDGWTPLHCAASCNNLSMVRFLVEHGACIFATTLSDHETAAEKCEEDEEGFDGCSEYLYSVQEKLGIMNNGQVYAVFDYEAQHSDELTLKNGDSLVVLRKGDDNEREWWWSKLGHKEGYVPRNLLGLYPRVQPAKVD; encoded by the exons CCTCGGACCTGGACTGCATAAGGGCGCTGTTTaacgagaaggagaaagagctCTCTCTGGCGGTGGCGAAAGTCGAGGAGTTGACGCGACAGCTGGAGGAGCTGCGGGGTCGACAGAACGCAGCCGGGACCGGAAACGGAGGTGGAGGTGCCGGAGGCGTCGGTGGCGGAGGCGTtggcggcggcggtggtggACACTTGTCGACGCCGGCCAGCGCCGAGCTGGAAAAACTTAGGAGGGAGCTTATG TATCGTAATAAGATGAACGAGCAGCAAAATCAGATGGTGTCCCAACAACGGTTAGCCCTGGCACAACGACAAGCGGAAATGGCGTCGATAGACGCGAGGATAGCCCAGCTTCAGGGTCGTCTTCAGCGTAAAAGAGCCTTGAATCAACGACTAAGCCAGCAACTAGGCTCTGGAAACCGCACGAACGCGAACACGGGGTTCACGGAGTCGAAGCTGGACTTCAACGCCGGAGGAAAGTCCAGACCCGCTGGAAACATAGCCGCCATCGAACCATACTCCCATATACCGAATGACAACGATTTTAATCTGAACAAGAACGACCCCAAGTACCAGACACTGCCTTACAACACCAAGTTCACGGTGAACTTCAAGGCGGCCGAGGACGACGTTAACAAGAACAAGATTCAGCACTCGGCCAGCGCGTCCCAGCTGGGTCAGAGAGCGGCGTTTCAACAGTTTGGTCATCAAATCGCTCACAGCCAGTCGCAGTCGCATATTCAAG GTCAATCGCAACTGCTAGGCACGAATCAACAACAGCATAACCAGAACCTGGCCAACCAGCCCGTGAACATGCAACAGACCtgcaacaacaataacaataataacaacaatacCAACAGCACGAACAACAATTTGATCAGTTCATCCCACAACTTCAGTCCGGAGAGTCTGTCGCAGAATCTTCGGATCCatcagcaacaacaacagtcGCAAacgcaacagcaacagcatgGAAACGTGCAACAGAAGCAACACAACGTTGGTTCGTCGGCGTCGAACATTGGCACCACGGTGTCCCTTACCCAAACTCAGAACCATAGAAACCTTCAAACGCATCAGAAACCGGTATCCAGCGTGGCGCCGAGTTTCTCCGTCAAATCTCAGATCTATCAGACTTCCTCCACGAAAATTCATCCTGTAATGCCTCAAACGCTGAGTCTGATAGGCCGTGGACATAATAACGCGCAAAATTTTGTCGGCTTGAACGCTCAAAATTCCAATCAACAGCAATCAAATCAATCTATCCCTAGCAATCAAACGCCCAATCAGGATCAGACTTACTCATCGAGGCATAATTATCCTGTGATTCAGCATCCAACTCAAGCAAACACTCACGTGTCTTCGTCCTCGGTCTATCAGACTCAGAACTCTCCTAACCCTCCGTCGACCATTCACTCGTCATCCAGCGGGACCAGCTTCGGGAATTCGGTTCAAAGGTACAATCAAACTCAACCGATGACCAGTCCTACATCCAGCAACGAACTATCCGATAAGATGAAGTTCGAGCAAGGAAAAGGCCAAGAAAAGTTCGAACATGTTCTTCCAGCTAAGCACGAACAGCAAAGGTACGAGCCCAATCAGGTGTTTAAGTACGATTCTCATCAGATAAAGTACGAGCAACATTCTAAGTACGATCAGCATGGAAAATACGACCAGACCAATCAACCAACGAAATTATACGAACAATCAAACAAGCACGAACAAACTACCAATCAGACGAATAAGTACGATAACGTATCGAAGATCGAGCAAGGGAAATACGAATCTGCGCAGAACAAGCACGAACAAATACATGGAACAAAGTACGATCCTAATCAGAATACTCAGCAGTACGGCAAGCACGATCAGCACGAGGTTAGACCGTCGGTGGTGAAGTACGAACACAATGCAGGATTCAAGCACGAACCCTCGAACAAATACGAAGTCGGTGGACAACAGTTCAAACAGGACCCGGTCAAATTCGAAAACAATCAGAATAAATTCGAGCAGGGTTCCATGACGAAGCACGAGCACAACGGGAAATTTGACATCCCCGCGAAGACCGCGGAGAAAACGTTCGAATTCGACAGGTTGAAGAACGAGAACGAGAGGAAGAATATGGGAGAGGACAAGACGAAACCAGCACTACCTCCTAAACCGAGCAAACCAAATCCTCCGCCACGGCTGACTCATCATGAAAAGGTGGATAACTCGACCGACGGTATTAGCGAGTGCAAGAACAATTTGGGAATCAATGCAAG aacggagaaagaagaagacgtaCCGCCGATTCCTACGTCCGAACCGCCGGAATCTCCAACGGAAACCCAATTCGGCAACCATCAGATCATCAAAGCGAGGCCTCTGACCCTGAAGAAGGCGCCGATCTCCGAACAGCCGAAACTCCGTTACGCCAAATCGAATGTTCACGTGTCGATAAATCGACGGATTGAGATGCCACCGGCGTTTCTATTCCCGGAAACCGAGATTCCAGCGGACCTAATGCAAACGgaacagcagcaacaacagcagcaacagcaacagcaacaacaacaacaacaacaatctCAGCAACAGTCACAAATCATCGACACGACGGACAATTGCAAGAAGAGCGGTATCAACGAAGATGTAATTAGCAACGAGAAATTGGAGGAAGCGGACATCATTGACGCGTTGAACGTCATTAACATCGAGGACAAGGCAAAGGCGAAAGAATCCGAAAGAAGAACCGAGCTGGAAGTCGATGGGAAGAGCAACGAGGTGATgaggaggaaaaaagggaaTCTCAAGTCTAGCACAGGGAAGGTGAATCTTTCGAGGAGGGTTTCCTTTGATCCTCTGGCGCTTCTGTTGGACGCCAGCCTCGAAGGTGAATTGGAATTGGTGAAGAAGACTGCTAAAGAAGTGGCGAATCCTAGTTCGGCTAACGACGAAGGGATTACCGCGCTTCATAACGCCATTTGCGCCGGTCATCTGGAGATCGTTAAGTTTCTGGTGGAGTTTGGCTGCGACGTAAACGCTCAGGACAGCGACGGATG GACTCCTTTGCACTGTGCCGCgagttgcaataatttatctatgGTGAGATTCCTGGTGGAACACGGAGCTTGTATATTTGCCACTACCCTCTCCGATCATGAAACAGCAGCGGAAAAATGCGAAGAGGACGAGGAGGGCTTCGACGGCTGCTCGGAATACTTATACA GTGTCCAAGAGAAGCTCGGAATAATGAACAACGGGCAAGTGTACGCAGTGTTCGATTACGAGGCACAACACAGCGACGAGCTTACACTGAAGAACGGCGATTCCCTAGTTGTACTCCGAAAGGGCGACGACAACGAGAGGGAATGGTGGTGGAGCAAACTGGGACACAAGGAAGGCTACGTACCTCGGAATTTACTTGGC CTGTATCCAAGAGTGCAACCGGCAAAGGTGGACTGA